The following are encoded in a window of Dama dama isolate Ldn47 chromosome 17, ASM3311817v1, whole genome shotgun sequence genomic DNA:
- the CCKAR gene encoding cholecystokinin receptor type A: MDVVDSLLMNESNLTPPCELGIENETLFCLDQPHPAKEWQPAVQILLYSLIFLLSVLGNTLVITVLVRNKRMRTVTNIFLLSLAVSDLMLCLFCMPFNLIPNLLKDFIFGSAVCKTTTYFMGTSVSVSTFNLVAISLERYGAICKPLQSRVWQTKSHALKVIAATWCLSFTIMTPYPIYSNLVPFTKNNNQTANMCRFLLPSDVMQQSWHTFLLLILFLIPGIVMMVAYGLISLELYQGIKFDASQKKSARERKPSSGSSGRYEDSDGCYLQRPQHPRKMELRQLSSGSGHRVHRIRSSSPAANLVAKKRVIRMLMVIVVLFFLCWMPIFSANAWRAFDTASAERRLSGTPISFILLLSYTSSCVNPIIYCFMNKRIVEAALHLRSPALFQEHSVTTHLTMTAHGNREQTLFWPFSVVRKQPDLFFLRSVKDIQRHQLISSSEQHMEHCLKDGIWNLYF; this comes from the exons ATGGATGTGGTTGACAGCCTTCTCATGAATGAAAGCAACCTGACTCCCCCCTGTGAACTGGGGATCGAAAATGAGACGCTTTTCTGCTTGGATCAGCCCCATCCTGCCAAAG AGTGGCAGCCGGCCGTGCAGATTCTGTTATACTCCTTGATATTCCTGCTCAGCGTGCTGGGAAACACGCTGGTCATTACGGTGCTGGTTAGGAACAAGAGGATGAGAACAGTGACCAACATTTTCCTCCTCTCCCTGGCTGTCAGCGACCTCATGCTCTGTCTCTTCTGCATGCCATTCAACCTCATCCCCAACCTGCTCAAGGATTTCATCTTCGGGAGCGCTGTTTGCAAGACCACCACCTACTTCATGG GCACCTCTGTGAGTGTCTCCACCTTTAATCTGGTCGCCATATCACTGGAGAGATATGGTGCAATTTGCAAACCCTTACAGTCCCGAGTCTGGCAAACGAAGTCCCATGCTTTGAAGGTGATTGCTGCTACCTGGTGCCTCTCCTTCACCATCATGACTCCATACCCAATTTATAGCAACTTGGTGCCTTTTACCAAAAATAACAACCAGACCGCAAATATGTGCCGCTTTCTACTCCCAAGTGATGTCATGCAGCAGTCCTG gcaCACATTCCTGTTACTCATCCTCTTTCTTATTCCTGGAATTGTGATGATGGTGGCATATGGATTAATCTCTTTGGAACTTTACCAAGGAATAAAATTTGATGCTAGCCAGAAGAAGTCTGCTCGAG AAAGGAAACCGAGCTCGGGCAGCAGCGGCAGGTATGAGGACAGCGACGGCTGCTACCTGCAGCGACCCCAGCACCCAAGGAAGATGGAGCTGCGGCAGCTGTCCTCCGGCAGCGGCCACAGGGTCCACCGCATCAGGAGCAGCAGCCCCGCGGCCAACCTCGTGGCCAAGAAGCGTGTCATCCGCATGCTCATGGTCATCGTGGTCCTCTTCTTCCTGTGTTGGATGCCCATCTTCAGCGCCAACGCCTGGCGGGCCTTTGACACCGCCTCTGCCGAGCGCCGCCTCTCGGGGACCCCCATCTCCTTCATCCTCCTGCTGTCCTACACCTCGTCCTGCGTCAACCCCATCATCTACTGCTTCATGAACAAGA GAATTGTGGAGGCCGCTTTGCACCTCAGGAGTCCAGCCCTCTTTCAGGAACATTCTGTAACCACCCACCTCACCATGACCGCACACGGGAACAGGGAGCAAACCCTCTTCTGGCCATTTTCTGTAGTAAGAAAACAGCCTGACCTGTTCTTCTTGAGGTCAGTCAAGGACATTCAGAGACATCAGTTGATATCATCATCAGAACAGCATATGGAACATTGTCTAAAGGATGGAATTTGGaacttatatttttga